The following proteins are encoded in a genomic region of Lactiplantibacillus plantarum:
- a CDS encoding iron chaperone, which yields MTPIEAYIANTPQAYQSQLIALQQTIATVLPEAQEQLKYQMPTFYWHENVIHFALFKHHFGLYPTPSAIETFHDQLITYKTSKGAIQFPLDQPLPLELITAITEFRRHEIIAKYDL from the coding sequence ATGACACCGATTGAGGCCTATATTGCTAACACACCACAAGCCTATCAATCGCAATTAATAGCCTTACAGCAAACCATTGCAACGGTCTTACCAGAGGCGCAAGAGCAGTTAAAGTACCAGATGCCGACCTTCTATTGGCACGAAAACGTCATCCATTTTGCTTTATTCAAACATCACTTTGGCTTGTACCCAACGCCAAGTGCAATTGAGACTTTTCATGATCAATTAATCACCTATAAAACAAGCAAAGGGGCCATCCAGTTTCCGCTGGATCAGCCCCTACCACTTGAATTGATTACTGCTATTACCGAATTCCGTCGTCACGAAATCATAGCGAAATACGACCTTTAG
- a CDS encoding histidine phosphatase family protein yields the protein MTTFYVVRHGQTAANAQNLKQGTINTAVTHLNSVGKQQAQTLHDTFDISFADRLICSPLDRTQATAAILNQGRQLPVSQDERLLEISYGQWDGQDNDQLLAAYPQYFDPLLQDVLPSYVEVATDGETFEHVQQRVAAFLKTTAQAHPDEQIIVVTHGFTVKAMALAILKPTDPMSLPEPANTSVTKVMVDAVHGRQYLAYYNRLPQF from the coding sequence ATGACAACCTTTTACGTGGTACGACATGGACAAACAGCGGCCAACGCCCAAAATTTAAAACAAGGCACGATTAATACAGCTGTCACGCATTTGAATTCGGTTGGCAAGCAGCAAGCGCAAACGTTGCACGATACGTTTGATATTAGCTTCGCGGATCGGTTGATTTGTAGCCCGCTTGACCGGACCCAGGCCACGGCGGCGATTTTGAATCAAGGCCGGCAACTACCTGTTAGCCAGGACGAGCGGTTATTGGAAATTTCATACGGCCAGTGGGATGGACAGGATAATGATCAGTTGCTAGCGGCCTATCCGCAGTACTTTGATCCACTTTTACAGGACGTTTTGCCAAGCTACGTGGAGGTTGCGACGGATGGCGAGACTTTTGAGCACGTGCAACAACGAGTAGCAGCATTTTTGAAGACAACAGCACAAGCCCATCCAGACGAGCAGATCATTGTCGTGACCCATGGTTTTACCGTCAAAGCCATGGCCTTAGCGATACTAAAGCCGACCGATCCGATGAGCTTACCGGAGCCAGCTAATACGAGCGTCACTAAAGTAATGGTGGATGCTGTCCATGGTCGCCAATATTTAGCATATTATAACCGCCTACCTCAATTCTGA
- a CDS encoding CrcB family protein, producing the protein MKKIIAITGFAMLGGGLREGLSLLVTWPQHFWITCLINIVGAFVLSLITNLLPARLPVSEDIVIGMSVGFVGSFTTFSTFTFETLQSFQSGHSVLALSYVAASLGLGLLAGLAGNFLSTYWLPKEEF; encoded by the coding sequence TTGAAAAAGATCATTGCAATTACCGGCTTCGCAATGCTAGGTGGTGGTCTCCGGGAGGGGCTTAGTTTGCTCGTCACTTGGCCACAGCATTTCTGGATAACGTGTCTGATTAATATTGTGGGAGCATTTGTTCTTAGCCTGATTACTAACTTGTTACCAGCGCGGTTACCCGTCTCTGAAGATATTGTTATCGGTATGAGTGTCGGGTTCGTTGGTAGCTTTACTACTTTTTCCACCTTCACTTTTGAAACGCTACAATCGTTTCAAAGTGGTCATAGCGTTTTAGCTTTAAGTTATGTCGCTGCTAGCTTAGGGTTGGGTTTGCTAGCGGGGCTAGCTGGAAACTTCCTTAGCACCTATTGGCTACCAAAGGAGGAATTTTAA
- a CDS encoding aldo/keto reductase, with amino-acid sequence MTYSAASTRYDELPIRRVGKTGLQLPVVSLGLWRNFGDEAPFANSRKVVLDAFDHGVFSFDLANNYGPSKGSAERTFGQIMQRDLKPYRDELVITTKAGYPAWSGPYGAFGSRKTLISSLDRSLKQMHLDYVDIFYSHRPDPNIDLYETAAALDQLVRQGKALYVGISNYDRDQTATMVKYFNEMHTPFTVNQYSYNMLNQQAQTTGLIDYLGQHNAGLVVYGPLAEGLLTQRYLQGIPADFPIHRTNKYLFDQGTAAVVNQLNALNRIAEQRGQTLAQMALAWLLRSQVVTSVIIGTTNVDHLHANLEATHNLTFSDDEVKAITAILK; translated from the coding sequence ATGACATATTCAGCAGCATCAACGCGCTATGACGAATTACCGATTCGACGCGTGGGTAAGACGGGGCTACAGTTACCCGTTGTCTCGTTAGGGCTATGGCGAAATTTTGGGGATGAAGCGCCGTTTGCCAATTCACGAAAAGTGGTTCTAGATGCCTTTGATCATGGCGTTTTTAGCTTTGATTTAGCAAATAATTATGGACCATCGAAGGGATCGGCAGAGCGGACGTTCGGACAAATTATGCAACGAGATTTAAAGCCGTATCGTGATGAGCTCGTCATTACGACTAAAGCCGGATATCCGGCCTGGTCAGGGCCGTATGGGGCTTTCGGCTCACGCAAAACGTTGATCAGTTCATTGGATCGTAGTCTTAAGCAAATGCATTTAGATTACGTCGACATTTTCTACTCACATCGTCCAGACCCTAACATCGATTTGTATGAAACTGCCGCGGCCCTTGACCAGTTGGTTCGTCAGGGGAAGGCGTTGTATGTCGGAATTTCAAATTATGATCGCGACCAAACGGCAACGATGGTTAAGTATTTTAATGAGATGCACACGCCGTTTACGGTTAATCAGTACTCATATAACATGTTGAATCAACAGGCTCAAACAACGGGCCTGATTGACTATCTCGGCCAGCATAATGCGGGCTTGGTGGTATATGGTCCATTAGCTGAAGGATTATTGACGCAGCGCTACTTACAAGGAATTCCAGCCGATTTTCCGATTCATCGAACGAATAAATATTTATTTGATCAGGGGACTGCAGCCGTTGTCAATCAGTTGAATGCCCTGAACAGAATCGCTGAGCAACGGGGACAAACCTTGGCCCAAATGGCTTTGGCTTGGCTACTACGGTCACAGGTCGTCACGAGCGTCATCATTGGTACGACCAATGTCGACCACTTGCACGCTAATCTTGAAGCAACGCACAATTTAACCTTTAGTGATGATGAAGTAAAAGCTATTACCGCGATTCTAAAGTAA
- a CDS encoding phosphoglycerate dehydrogenase, whose product MYQVKTYNAIAPAGLNTFTADYTLNQSEHPDAYLIRSVNLHTETLPSSLKVIVRAGAGVNNIPIDQATANGTAVFNTPGSNANAVKELIIGLLIMASRNLIAATTYSAQHTEADISQRTEHDKTQFNGIELTGKTLAVIGLGHVGALVANAALSLGMNVIGYDPYLSADAAWNIAKQVQRAATLPDAVKQADFVTVHVPKNADTLHLINKDALAAMPTGVQLFNYSRLGIVDNTAVMNALATGQVAHYYTDFGEPQLANQSAVTVTPHIGGSTIEAEINGATQAARTIMTYLETGNVHAAINLPDLNVPFNAAYRFTVIHENVPNMVSQITAKLAAANLNITTMANAAKHQIAYTIIDVDDLQQPQQADLIAELSKIPAVSRVRLLKRGSVE is encoded by the coding sequence ATGTATCAAGTTAAAACCTATAACGCCATCGCCCCAGCCGGCCTCAACACGTTTACTGCTGATTACACGCTCAATCAATCTGAGCATCCGGATGCTTACTTAATTCGCTCGGTCAACCTACATACCGAGACATTACCGTCATCGTTGAAAGTCATTGTGCGCGCTGGTGCCGGCGTTAACAACATTCCTATCGATCAGGCAACCGCCAACGGGACTGCAGTTTTCAACACCCCGGGAAGTAACGCTAATGCCGTTAAGGAACTCATCATCGGCCTGCTCATTATGGCATCCCGTAATCTAATAGCTGCAACGACCTATTCGGCCCAGCATACCGAAGCTGATATTTCTCAACGCACAGAACACGACAAGACGCAATTTAATGGTATTGAATTAACGGGTAAGACCTTGGCCGTCATCGGACTCGGCCATGTTGGCGCTCTCGTTGCCAATGCAGCATTGAGTCTAGGCATGAATGTAATTGGTTACGACCCCTATCTATCTGCAGATGCCGCTTGGAACATTGCCAAACAAGTCCAGCGAGCGGCCACGCTGCCAGATGCAGTCAAACAAGCTGATTTTGTCACCGTCCACGTTCCTAAAAATGCCGACACACTTCATCTGATTAATAAAGATGCGTTAGCCGCCATGCCAACAGGCGTTCAATTATTTAATTATTCACGGCTGGGCATCGTTGACAATACTGCCGTCATGAATGCGTTAGCCACGGGACAAGTTGCCCACTACTACACCGATTTTGGCGAACCCCAGCTTGCCAACCAATCCGCGGTTACCGTGACACCCCATATTGGCGGCTCGACTATCGAGGCTGAAATCAACGGTGCCACACAAGCTGCGCGCACTATCATGACTTATTTGGAAACCGGTAACGTTCATGCAGCCATCAATCTGCCAGACTTAAACGTCCCGTTCAACGCGGCTTACCGCTTTACAGTCATTCACGAAAATGTGCCTAACATGGTGAGTCAAATCACGGCCAAACTAGCAGCGGCCAACCTCAACATCACTACCATGGCTAACGCCGCTAAGCACCAGATTGCTTACACCATCATTGACGTCGACGACCTACAGCAGCCACAACAAGCCGACCTAATAGCTGAACTGTCTAAAATTCCGGCAGTGAGTCGCGTTCGACTATTAAAACGGGGTAGCGTCGAATGA
- the serC gene encoding 3-phosphoserine/phosphohydroxythreonine transaminase, protein MPIYNFSAGPAVLPQPVITQIQAELPSFRDSGMSILEISHRSDLFAQVLQDAEQDLRDLMAIPDNYHVLFFQGGGTLQFTAAPLNLAPHHRIGLLDSGHWAQRAADEAKRVGTKVTILGSSAANHFNQLPTVVQPIDQSLDYIHLTTNNTIEGTMMTRLPVTGQVPLVADMSSNFLGEPYQVSDFGLIFAGAQKNLGPAGLTIVIVRDDLIGQVANLPSMLDYQLFAAKDSMFNTPPVFAIYAAGLVLKWLKAQGGLSTMTARNHAKAALLYDFLDQSQLFTNPVKTSDRSTMNVPFVTGQADLDAAVIQGAREHGLLNLKGHRLVGGMRASLYNAMPLAGVQALVDYLAAFEAHHR, encoded by the coding sequence ATGCCAATTTATAATTTTTCTGCTGGGCCAGCCGTTCTACCACAACCAGTCATCACTCAAATTCAAGCGGAGCTACCATCATTTCGAGACTCCGGCATGAGCATTTTAGAGATCTCCCATCGCTCCGATTTATTTGCGCAAGTCCTTCAAGATGCCGAACAAGATCTTCGCGATTTAATGGCCATTCCTGACAACTATCACGTGCTCTTCTTTCAAGGCGGGGGCACGCTACAGTTCACAGCTGCGCCACTAAATCTGGCGCCTCATCATCGTATCGGGTTGCTTGATAGCGGTCACTGGGCACAACGCGCCGCCGATGAAGCTAAACGGGTCGGTACTAAAGTCACGATACTGGGGAGTAGCGCTGCCAACCATTTTAACCAACTGCCAACGGTCGTCCAGCCCATCGATCAATCCCTCGATTATATTCATCTTACAACTAATAATACTATTGAAGGAACCATGATGACGCGCCTGCCAGTTACGGGTCAAGTACCACTGGTAGCCGACATGTCATCAAACTTTTTAGGTGAACCTTACCAAGTCAGCGATTTTGGGCTCATCTTTGCTGGTGCTCAGAAGAATCTGGGTCCCGCTGGTTTGACAATCGTCATTGTCCGTGATGATTTAATTGGTCAAGTCGCCAACCTGCCAAGCATGCTGGATTACCAGCTATTCGCGGCTAAAGATTCGATGTTCAACACGCCGCCTGTTTTTGCTATTTACGCCGCGGGTCTCGTACTCAAGTGGCTAAAGGCCCAAGGCGGGCTCAGCACAATGACTGCTCGCAATCACGCTAAAGCCGCCTTACTCTATGATTTCTTAGACCAGTCACAACTATTTACTAATCCAGTCAAGACCAGCGACCGTTCGACCATGAACGTTCCATTCGTCACAGGTCAGGCCGACCTCGATGCCGCAGTCATTCAAGGCGCCCGTGAGCACGGGTTATTAAACCTAAAGGGTCACCGCTTAGTTGGCGGTATGCGTGCCAGCCTCTATAACGCCATGCCGTTAGCCGGTGTTCAGGCATTAGTTGACTATCTAGCCGCTTTTGAAGCACACCATCGTTAA
- a CDS encoding fluoride efflux transporter FluC, with protein sequence MLVLVGLAGAGAAVGALSRYGIMRLALPLNRWPLPIATLFINLTGALLLGWILTSSLPPNWQIFLGTGIMGGYTTFSTMINELVLLGRNHHQRVAWEYFGLSLVGGLVMVYLGTLI encoded by the coding sequence ATGTTAGTCCTAGTCGGATTGGCCGGTGCCGGCGCAGCTGTAGGGGCCTTAAGTCGTTACGGCATCATGCGCTTAGCACTACCTCTCAATCGATGGCCGTTACCAATTGCCACGTTATTTATCAATCTAACCGGCGCTTTATTGCTCGGTTGGATTTTAACCAGCTCATTACCGCCCAACTGGCAGATTTTTCTAGGAACTGGGATTATGGGTGGCTATACGACTTTTTCAACAATGATCAACGAACTCGTGTTGCTCGGCCGTAACCACCATCAACGGGTCGCCTGGGAATACTTTGGCTTGAGTCTCGTCGGTGGCCTAGTCATGGTTTATCTCGGAACTTTAATCTAA
- a CDS encoding GNAT family N-acetyltransferase, translating into MKIEHLQHPTTHQLDQLMTIWLSGNLTAHDFVSADYWRQQAPLVREALQSAELIVGLTDGPEAYILGFIGLQNDYIAGIFICNDAQHQGLGTALLATAQADHHQLQLNVYVANRPAIAFYHYHGFRVIDQASDQATQQPEYTMQWQR; encoded by the coding sequence ATGAAGATTGAACACTTACAACACCCGACAACTCACCAACTCGATCAGTTAATGACAATCTGGTTAAGTGGTAATTTAACGGCCCATGACTTTGTCAGTGCCGACTACTGGCGTCAACAAGCCCCCTTAGTACGTGAAGCATTACAATCAGCCGAACTCATCGTCGGACTGACCGACGGACCTGAAGCTTATATTCTGGGCTTTATAGGCTTACAAAACGATTACATTGCCGGAATTTTCATTTGCAATGATGCTCAACATCAAGGTCTGGGGACGGCGCTATTGGCGACTGCCCAAGCTGACCATCATCAATTACAATTAAACGTCTATGTTGCTAATCGCCCAGCCATTGCCTTTTATCACTATCACGGTTTCCGTGTCATTGATCAGGCTAGTGACCAAGCAACCCAGCAACCAGAATATACGATGCAATGGCAACGTTAG
- a CDS encoding ABC-F family ATP-binding cassette domain-containing protein codes for MTMINLKNIQKDMAGRPLFTIDRLVANAGDKIGVVGRNGAGKSTLAHLLTGTDRDYTGQIMVDEPVSYVAQIAPTFDQSGGQAMLTRIRQALSARPTILILDEPSSNLDETHQQWLINQLQRFRGLLLLISHDRQLLNAVTTQTWAVEHQKFTAYAGNYAYYQTVKAQQLATQKVAYQRQNTHQRELLAAQRQRNEKAQRIRKGNRRMSQVERAKTKATREATAAKMERTAKRMVARGQREPQVAKPFTTSGFKLVATDFPTFTGKTVVTGLNVTLAEYGKTLLAHADFQIRPHDRVAIVGPNGSGKTTLLRAILGGRVSGLRLAPAARVGVFNQDMTVLDGKQSVWQTVRQVSQLPDQTIRNVMGALGLPARFYPQLVSALSGGELVKLQLIRILVGQYNVLMLDEPTNYLDVDALDALADYLQNYPGTVIFVSHDEPFCQAVATRVLQFETHQLVDPDKVVKAPQPVEADLAVLQFKYDQLMADPTSSTATIQALQQQIDRLKA; via the coding sequence ATGACAATGATTAATTTAAAAAATATTCAAAAAGATATGGCGGGACGGCCACTATTTACAATTGACCGATTAGTCGCCAATGCCGGGGATAAAATCGGCGTGGTTGGCCGGAACGGTGCTGGTAAATCAACACTGGCCCATTTACTGACGGGTACTGATCGTGATTATACGGGGCAAATTATGGTGGACGAGCCAGTCAGCTATGTTGCCCAAATCGCACCGACTTTTGACCAAAGTGGTGGTCAAGCTATGCTAACCAGAATTCGGCAGGCTTTGAGCGCCCGGCCAACAATTTTAATTCTAGATGAACCGTCATCTAATTTGGATGAAACACATCAGCAATGGCTTATTAATCAGTTACAACGTTTTCGTGGGTTGCTGTTGTTGATTTCACATGATCGGCAATTATTAAATGCTGTGACGACACAGACTTGGGCGGTTGAACACCAAAAATTCACCGCATATGCAGGCAATTACGCATATTATCAGACGGTAAAAGCGCAGCAACTCGCAACTCAGAAAGTCGCGTATCAGCGCCAAAACACTCATCAGCGTGAGTTACTAGCAGCGCAGCGTCAACGTAATGAAAAAGCCCAGCGGATTCGAAAAGGCAATCGGCGAATGTCGCAAGTAGAGCGTGCCAAGACGAAAGCGACTAGGGAAGCTACCGCGGCCAAGATGGAACGAACGGCTAAACGCATGGTCGCCCGAGGACAACGGGAACCGCAAGTTGCTAAGCCCTTTACGACTTCAGGCTTTAAGTTAGTCGCGACAGATTTTCCGACGTTTACAGGTAAGACCGTGGTAACTGGTCTTAATGTCACATTGGCTGAATATGGAAAAACGTTGTTAGCACACGCTGACTTTCAAATCAGGCCACATGATCGGGTCGCTATCGTGGGGCCCAACGGTAGCGGTAAGACCACATTACTGCGTGCAATTTTAGGTGGCCGGGTGTCAGGATTACGATTGGCTCCGGCGGCACGAGTCGGAGTATTCAACCAAGATATGACAGTGCTCGACGGTAAACAGTCAGTGTGGCAAACGGTGCGGCAAGTCAGTCAGCTACCGGATCAAACGATCCGTAACGTCATGGGCGCGTTGGGCCTGCCAGCACGCTTTTATCCGCAACTGGTATCGGCGTTAAGTGGTGGTGAACTAGTTAAATTACAGCTAATTCGTATTTTAGTCGGTCAATATAACGTTTTAATGTTAGATGAACCAACCAATTATTTGGATGTGGACGCGCTGGATGCGTTGGCCGATTACTTACAAAATTATCCTGGAACCGTAATTTTTGTTTCACATGATGAACCGTTTTGCCAGGCCGTTGCTACTCGGGTATTGCAATTCGAGACGCACCAATTAGTTGATCCTGACAAAGTTGTTAAAGCGCCGCAACCGGTAGAAGCTGACTTAGCAGTACTTCAGTTCAAGTATGATCAATTAATGGCAGACCCGACGTCTTCTACAGCTACTATTCAGGCATTACAGCAACAAATTGATCGGCTGAAAGCATGA
- a CDS encoding NFACT RNA binding domain-containing protein, producing the protein MTTTTDVDLVQTGLAHLIHHTRKQIESLTKALDHLPDVSDLQLKGTLLKTYASQIEGHHHFVELPDYQGHQLSIKLDIKKSIIENAEDYFHRYHKSKRGQATVQQNLATAKTELYQQLATQAAFDPNDPQAVAALKQTLIAAGAIHTHVLHSSKAPTPAHPRRFYTHDHVLVEVGKNSRQNDHLTLTARKDYYWMHAGGEIPGSHVVIHSNHPSEQTLQEAAVLTAYYSKGRQMNRVPVDVLTVGQMRKPKGAKAGLVTFSGPARTITVIPDATLAAELRDQEDIHHDTD; encoded by the coding sequence ATGACGACCACAACCGATGTCGACCTAGTCCAAACTGGATTAGCGCACTTAATTCACCACACGCGTAAACAAATCGAATCATTAACTAAAGCATTAGACCACCTGCCTGATGTCAGTGATTTGCAACTCAAGGGCACGTTATTGAAGACGTATGCTAGCCAGATCGAGGGGCACCATCATTTCGTCGAATTGCCCGACTATCAAGGCCACCAACTCAGTATTAAACTCGATATTAAAAAATCAATTATTGAAAATGCCGAGGATTATTTTCATCGTTATCACAAAAGCAAACGCGGTCAAGCGACCGTTCAACAAAATTTGGCGACGGCCAAGACCGAACTATACCAGCAATTAGCAACTCAAGCAGCTTTCGACCCTAATGATCCACAAGCGGTCGCCGCGCTTAAGCAAACACTGATTGCTGCGGGCGCGATTCATACCCACGTTTTACACTCGTCTAAGGCCCCAACACCCGCCCATCCCCGCCGCTTTTACACGCACGACCACGTGCTGGTTGAAGTTGGTAAAAATAGTCGTCAAAACGACCACCTAACATTGACGGCCCGTAAAGATTACTACTGGATGCACGCGGGTGGTGAAATTCCCGGTTCACACGTGGTTATTCACAGTAATCATCCGAGTGAACAAACCTTGCAGGAAGCGGCCGTACTGACGGCCTATTACAGTAAGGGTCGTCAGATGAACCGCGTACCTGTTGATGTGCTCACCGTTGGCCAGATGCGTAAACCCAAGGGTGCTAAGGCTGGGCTTGTCACCTTTAGTGGTCCTGCACGCACGATCACCGTTATCCCGGATGCCACTTTAGCCGCTGAATTACGTGACCAGGAGGATATTCACCATGACACCGATTGA
- a CDS encoding acetate/propionate family kinase has protein sequence MQKTLIINAGSSSLKWQLFAMPAETVVASGLVERISMPGSIFTIKYGDHQKFETTVDNLDQNHAAQMLLAELQRLAIIDSLTEITAVAHRVVAGGETFKQAVEVTPAVLEAIKGLSDFAPLHNPMEARGIETMAQALPTVKQYAVFDSQFFTDLPEMNAIYSLPYELTQKYHIRRYGEHGISHGYLTGRAAELLAKPKDDLNLVTLHLGSGASLAAVKNGRAFDTSMGFTPLTGVTMGTRAGDVDPAVLPFLMKALKIDDPNEIMMMLNNQSGLLGISGISPDMREIRAQEATNPQAQLAVEIFVNRIVKYAGSYLTELKRADALIFAGGIGEHNATLRQQIIDELSIFGVTLDPKLNEAGQEGLISGADSKIKVMLIPTNEELAMVRQVAALQN, from the coding sequence ATGCAAAAAACATTAATTATTAACGCAGGTAGTTCATCATTGAAATGGCAATTATTTGCTATGCCTGCTGAAACGGTGGTTGCTAGTGGTCTCGTTGAACGGATTAGTATGCCCGGTTCAATTTTCACCATCAAGTATGGTGACCATCAAAAGTTTGAAACGACAGTCGATAATTTAGATCAAAATCATGCGGCGCAGATGTTATTGGCTGAATTACAGCGATTAGCAATTATTGACTCATTAACGGAAATTACGGCAGTTGCTCACCGAGTCGTTGCGGGTGGCGAAACGTTCAAGCAAGCAGTTGAAGTGACGCCAGCGGTACTCGAGGCCATTAAGGGGCTTAGTGACTTTGCACCATTGCATAATCCGATGGAGGCACGTGGTATTGAGACGATGGCTCAGGCTTTACCGACCGTTAAACAGTACGCGGTATTTGATAGTCAATTCTTTACCGATTTACCAGAAATGAATGCAATTTACAGTTTGCCATATGAATTGACCCAAAAATACCATATTCGCCGTTACGGTGAACATGGTATCTCGCATGGTTACTTAACCGGTCGGGCTGCAGAACTGCTGGCTAAGCCGAAAGATGACCTCAACCTGGTGACGTTACACTTAGGTAGTGGCGCGTCATTAGCTGCCGTAAAAAATGGCCGGGCCTTCGACACATCGATGGGCTTTACGCCATTAACGGGTGTCACAATGGGAACGCGCGCGGGTGACGTTGATCCGGCCGTATTGCCATTCCTCATGAAAGCTTTAAAGATCGATGATCCGAATGAAATCATGATGATGCTTAACAATCAGTCTGGGTTGTTAGGAATCTCAGGAATTTCACCAGATATGCGTGAAATCCGTGCGCAAGAAGCCACGAATCCCCAAGCCCAACTAGCTGTTGAAATTTTTGTCAATCGGATTGTTAAGTATGCCGGTAGCTATTTGACAGAATTAAAACGGGCGGATGCGCTGATTTTTGCGGGCGGCATTGGCGAGCATAATGCGACCTTGCGCCAGCAAATTATTGATGAACTGAGCATCTTTGGTGTGACCCTGGATCCGAAATTAAATGAAGCGGGTCAAGAAGGACTCATCAGTGGCGCAGATTCCAAGATTAAAGTGATGTTGATCCCAACTAACGAAGAATTAGCGATGGTGCGACAAGTTGCGGCGTTGCAAAATTAA